GATGTATTTGCCATCAAAATGAAGTCTTGGCTGCAGGCAGATACTTCTATCCTCAGACACAGACAATGTCTTTAAGCACTTGCAGTTGATTTCTCTCCCAATTGGCCAAATCTacagaaaatacacacacacgtatCAGGGAAAGAAAGAGACCACGTCATCCATCACAGGAAAACCTATCCTGCAATAATGTGGTGTGTTGCTGAGGTCAGAGTCAAAGCAAAGGGTAATGGAAAGACTGCAGGCTTCACAATCAAGAGAAGAGTCAAGTCCTGATTCAACTGCAAATGTGTTGTAAAACACTCAGTAAAACACTGTCCTTAAACCTAGTTCCCTCAATAAAGATAACGTCTACCATTATTTAAGTAACAGTCTAAGAGATTCATTGAGAATGTATGCATGAGAGCTTCAGAAACTCCTTGCAAATCATGTTATCATAACAAACTGTTTTCCTGGTTTAAAGCTAAAAATTGAGGAGGGTAGGAGACATGTGTCTTAAGAAAATGGTAAGAATAAGTTGAAAACCTTTTTTGGGTGTGCTTTTTAAACTTGCATTTGTAAACCAGAGTTAGAAATTGCCTACACATAAgaattaatgaaaaaaatgagTTAATGAGTAAATCGCTTGAACCAAGAAGTTCTTTAGGGTATCCAGCATTCCCTCCCTATCcgtaaggaaccctagtggtgtagtgaatttgagttgggttgctaaccacaaggtcagaagttcaaaatcatcagctgctccatgggaaaaagagtcGTCTTTCTAGCTCTGtgaagtctcagaaatgcacagggggagCTCCTATCGgaacactatgaattggaatcactcAACGGTAGTGGGTTTGTTTGTCTATTTGTTTATCatacaatttaaaatttttaaatacttgCCAGTTTTCGTGAGACAAACTGATAGAAGGAAATGCTCACCTTGATCTCATATTTGTCTGCACTTAACAGGATGTAGTCTCCAGGGCTGTGCAAGAGAGACTTGACTTTACACTTCTGCAAAACCACCTGGAAATAGAAACATCTGTGTAAGAGCCTCTTAATGCTGTTTCTATTATACTgtgtttaatttaaaaataagtttttaaaaagtgcttgAATGGTAATAGGATGCTATAATAGCCAAATTGTAAACGTATCACTAAGTTAACTTCTAATGATAATTATTAACTTCAGCCAAATTCTCTAAATGATCAAAAGGGCTGAATACTGGCAGCATTTAACTTCAGTTTTAAGCCTGAAAGCAGACAGTAGAATGAATGTTTAAAATTGTAAAATGTAACTTTTACAGAAAACGTGAAAAGCCAAAAATTAAACAGTCCATAAAAGCAGTAGATAAACTGATCTACTGTGTTCAGAAGTAGGTGTATACAGATGGAAAGCCACCAAACCAGAAACGCTGTCTTTGGTAGCAGACTCGCTCACATGCCACCTTAGGCAAGACCATCTAATCTCTCTGTTGCTCAGTTTTCTCAAGCTCACAATAGGGGCTGAGGCACCTGCCTATCTCATCCCACACGGCTACCATCACGAGGATGAAATGAAACCATgcccaaaacaaaaacagtgaTGTAATAAAAGCTAGCATTCCAGGAGAACTTGCAATACCCTGTAAACACTAAACAGTAGACACAACAGACACTGACTGACCCGCTACTAAGTGCCATTACCTTGCTGGGTGTTACCCCACCTTCTCACTTACAACTCACAGGCACATTTAGGGGATGATAAAACTCAAGCCCGAAAGCAGTAACTTATCCATGCGATCACAGCCTGCCTTCTTATTCCCACACCACCAAGTTACCTACACCACATAACCTTCTATCTAAAAACTCATAGGTGCCCAATACAGAAATAGTCCCTCCTGAATGACTCCCCCTCTAGAAGTTGTCTAGAATGCAGCAGTCAGCAATtaattctttcttctttgttcccACTATGAAGCAGACAGAGCAACTCAGTCGGCTTTACTTTaaagaaccttttttttttttaacaatttattggggctcatacaattcttatcacaattcatacacatacatacatcaattgtataaagcacatctgtacaggaaCCTTTATTTCTTATGTGTCTTTCGCTTTCTTCAGTATCAACACCTAAATCCAAGCCATCAGCATGGTTTGCTTCACCTACTACCAAGGCCTAACTAGTCAGCCAGAATCTGTTTGGTGTCCCACTCTAATCCACTTTCACTCAGCAATCAGCTATTTTATTAAAACGCAAATTATACCAGATCCTTGCTCATAAATCTTCAATTGTTTCCTACTATAATCATGATACTAAGAATCTTCAAACATGACTTATAAAATCACACACATCTGCTTTTAGCCTACCAATTAAACACAGCTCCACTGGCTTCCTACCAAGCTACCAAATGTTGCGTCTTTCCCACCCCACGATTTGTGCACACTGCAGCTGCTCAAACACTGCACTATTCTTTGTCCGCCAGCCTCATGTTCATGCTTCACATTTAACTCCTCCCCCAAAACTTGCCCGAACCTACCAGACGCTCTTCCATCGACTGTGGTGCCAAGACAGAGGCTGAGCAGCCTGTTTTGTTTGTCCCCTGTACCCACTAGCGCACCGCCAGCATCTTTGCCTGTACAGGAGCGATCCACTAACAAACAATCGACCAAGCGCCTCCTAGGAGTGGTCACAGTGGGCACTGTCACACTCCTGGCTCCATTTTATGCTTCACCTGTAGCCATAGGGACACCCATCGTGCTCCACCCCAGGCCCCACCCCCAAAGGCTGCCATCAAGGTAACTCCTCTTTTAGTTCTCCTACCTTGGTGACCCATTCCGTGTGCCCGGTGAGTGTGTTCAGGCATGTCCCAGCAGATAAAGCCCATACTTTCACAGTGAAGTCTGCAGAGCCACTCACCAAGATATCCAGTTCATCATTGTAGTCCACACTAAACACTAGTGCACACAATACACACCATGTTAAAACATGCCTCTGCCCTGGGGCTTTGATGACAAATGAGTTCAGCAACATTCATTCTCCCCAGCCGCCCACTGTACCCATGTCCCAACAGAGGTCTCTGCAAGACTGGTATTACTCACCTATCGTATGCAAGATTAAAACATGGTACGCTGCTATTACTTTAGCATACTAAAGATTGCACAAAATAATTCTGATCAAAAGAGGGCAACTATAGAGCATAATTTCAAATTCTCAGGGACGCTCACAACTTTCTAGAATCAGGGGGTGTGGGTGAACTTCTGACATGAGTGCCCCAAGATAACCATTAAACCTTACACTGAAAGCATCCCCTGCAGTCTTTACAGAACCAAGCGGTAGTTTCAGTGAGctagtgggggaaagaaagggctGCTTGGCGCAATGCGCTCCTCTAAGACACGCCCGAGCTCAcactgacaacagcaacttgacAGGTTAGACTGGTGCCTTGGGGCCAGTGGGTTTATGATGTTCAGGAGAGACACACCTCAGAGGAGAAGGGTGAGAATAGCTGCACATTTCGGAGAATGCAATACCACTAAGTTCTATGTGCAGAAACGAATTGGTGTAAATTTTGTGTGTACACTAAacgtaaaggaaaacaaaaggaagccaatgggagaagcaaaacaaaaccaaggacCAGACGAATCCATTCATTCAAAACCACGTCTGAATTTCTTCACAGCGGTCTCCAGCCCCTCAAACAAGGCCTACCGTGTGACGGTTATTCAAATGTTTGCTGTGAAGTGCCTGCCAAGCCCTCAGGGTGCACAGGGGCACAGAGAGGATGACATTGGTCTCCTCAAGGAGTTTAGTTCAAGGGCGATGGAGAAAGGAGTCCAAGGAGATAGATATTTACCTCTTGCTAGGGAAACACTAAGAATAACTGTGAGGTAGCAGGAAGGACGGTAAGAAGGCAATTTAGGAGATGGCTTTGACGAATAAGTAGTTAATTAAGAAAAAAGAACACTGCAAATAGAGGGGACAACAATGGCAAGCGAAAGGCGCAACCCCATCCAGGGAACAAGGAGGTGTTTAGATCAAGGCTGACAGAGTTCATCAAGTTTAATAAAAAGCACCTGGAAATCCTGGTACACCGTGAGAAACAGACTTTCAAGTGTAAATTTCTAAAAGCAGCAGGTAATAGCAGATTGCAAGGATTCAAGAAATGTAAATGAAGACAAAACAGGGAGAGTTGTCAGCAGTAAAATAGCCAGGTTTCATGCTAAGAATGACTGACCACGAGGGGTGCGGTGCAAGGGAACGATGGACAGAAGACAGATCAAAATAGGCAGGATGTGTCTTTAGGAGTGCGCAGGCTGGGGTGGAGACATGGAGCTCACTTGTATAGTGAGTGCTGACACGCTACGGGGACACCTACACCACTCTAGGGAGAGTCCAGGCAGGTTGCTCATGAAATGGTGATGTGTAGGAACAGAGAGTCCCTGTGCTGTTCAGGGGCGAGAGCTGGGGGTAAAGGAGGGCAGGCAAAAGGGAACTGATGATCTACCATATTGTGCAAAGAGGGAGGCGCTCAGATCTCAAAGCTATATTTAAATGGCTGATCTCTGGGCAATGCTACTATACATTTACTAGGTAACATTTAGGTATCTGGTGCCTTAATCATCTCTCTAGACAGTTGCTTAACCCCATTTTAATCAACCCACCACGCTTCAATTAGATATAATCTGTGTCGACCACACAGCTGGCAACCTATGTTACTCTTTTCAGACCAAATAATGTGAGCTGAATTTACAAATACAATACTCGTTCAATTTGTGTGTAAAAAATCTTTGATAAGAGCAAAGGGGAATGAGTGTTCAACAGGATATCAAGGAAACAGAAGAGTGGGGAAACTGCCCCTAATTCCTTCTCCAAGCACATTTTTTACCGGCTAAGCAAAGTAAGAAGGGTGGGGGGGATTCTAAATGAGAGACTAGAGAGAAGTGACTGCAGTGACTGGAAAGGGGGAGGGCAGCAAGTTAAATAGGTCACAATGATAAAGGATCCTCTTCTACCCACATCAACCGGAGAAGAGTCCACAAAGACAAGTTTCCACATTCGACTGTGGTGAGTACAGACCAGGGTCTGGAACCCTCACAAGCGGCCATCTGAAGCACAACGGCTGGTCCCTCCCCTCTGAAGAGAAGAATGCGGAACGCCAAAGGTGCATGGAAACACTCAGTCCAGTGGATTCACGGGCCGCAGAAACATCAGCCTCCACACCAGCAGACGAGAGTAAGTGCGTGCTGCTGCTAACTGTTCTAAAGGGATTCACATTCAAAGGTCCTGGATCAAGTGGAGAGACTGTGGAACGAAACTCAAAATCTTAGAAACGACCAGCTTGAAGTTAAAGGCATCCAAGTTAGCCGAAAAGAGGTAAAAACTTACTGTATTTGCAGATTATGTAACAGAAAACCCCAAGGGATCAATAAGAAAGTAGTTGGAACTATCTGAAAGAGTCTGCTGTGTGAAAAAAACAGCTCTATTCTTTGGGTGGAGAACGCTGGGGCCCCTCAACCCTATAACccttacccttcaggtctggaactgaactaacTCTTGTGGCTCAATTCTCAAAGAGTAGTCAGGTCTATGGGGAGGACAGTAACAGGAAGGAGGTGCAGAATCCTTAGAATCCTACACCATTTGAgagaaaagggcagcattttcctACAGACAACGTTCCAACAGGCAGGAAAGGAGGCCTGACTGGAAATGAAAAACACAAGGAGAGAAGTGATGGTACACTGTATGCAATGCAATAAATGACAAAACTAAattgtgcatgaattgttgaatggaaaactgacttGCTCTGTGACCCTCCATCCAATTAAAAACAGTAAGtacataaaaaaatcatattctcAAGTTTCAACTTTAAGGGATCAGGTCAATGGAACCATAAAAAGCCTGGGAAAAgggcaacccaccagcccctgTGTGTCCTCGGAAGTGCTGGGTCCTGGCTCCGGAACTCCATTCCCAGCAGGCCACGGTGTTGTCAAAAGAGCCTGTCACAAGCTTCTGCTCATCAAACTTTACCGCTGCACAAGTGTGGGTCTGGATGCCGTACACGCACTGCCCTGTGCTCACGTCCCACAGCTTTGCAGACAAGTCATCTGACCCTTCAAGAGAAAAACATGCAGGCTGATGAGAAACCAGGCGCCCCGAAGAAGGAAAATCAAGCACAAACCCATGGTGATCTTAATGGGTCTCCTCACTGGCCTCCTCCTCTAGCATTGCTGCGTTGTGGCTGAGCAAACAAAGCATGGAGAAACGGACGGGACTTGCTCAGGGGCACCAAAGAGGTGTCACCAGCACTGGGAAAACCTACACACTTGATTTGGCCCTTTCCCCGCAATGTTTCAGCCTGTGACCAGATGTTAGATCAAACCCACGTGCAAAATGTCATGAATCTTTGATGATCTTGAGCTCTCTGACTGAACTTGAAATGTTTACGCTTGCACGCTTGTCCATTGCCCAATACCCCTGAAAGCAATTGGAAGGTTGAATACTAAGCAGGTAGAGTTGCCTGCTGAAACCTCTTCCACTGTACAGCCAATTGAAACCAAGACATTAGCTCAGACCATGGCTAACTTGTGCAAAGAAAAGACTACCTGGTAACTTCTCAAGTCACCTTGATGTGTTTAAAGGAACTTCAAAGAAGACCAGGGATAAACTATTCCTAGGCATTCACAACAACTCTTCAACGAGGCAATAGTCTCTTTAGGATATATTAATCTTCCAAGGCACTTGGTCTAACTGTGATGGAGGAAGGAGCCCAGCAGCAAGATCAACGCTTCCCTCTCGCTAGGGAAGCAGCATGGAGGGAGGCTGGGTGGGGAGGGCTTCAGGGTGGCGATTTAAGAGAGGGCTCTGGAGGACAAGCAGAGTCTATCAAGGGAAGAAAAACAACACTGACAATGAAGACTGCAGAGGAAGGGTACTTTTTGTCCCGACTGTGGTAAAACACACTCTACCAATCATGAATGTAGGGCCTTGCTTTAATAAAGTATAAAATCCTAACATTAACTCAAGACCTACAATTTACCCTTGGAACAGAAAAactaaataacaacaaaaccactTCGGGACACAGAAAATGCAGTCACAGTTAGAACACAGTAATCTCAGAACGCACATGACCCGTTTTTAAAAAGCTGAAGTGACTAGCCAGTTTCAGACCATTGAAAAGCAACCATCATTTATGACTGAGAGTCTGAGTTTTGATCCACACACTCTCAGTACACTGGAATGaagactgttttgttgtttttcatttgaCCATGGAGGGACTTAGCTTCCCCGTCTATGAAAACATCTACGCAGGGCTCTCTCTCCAGAGCTACACATCTACAATAGCTGTTGTAAGTCCACTCTGAACTTAAGTCTGGCTGATCTACTCATTCTGAGTGGCCAGTCTATTAATTACCTAAATAAATCAATCCAACATCTAGAGTTATTAGCCCACTCTGTGTCGATCATAATCTGACAGATTAACATCACATGAAAAGGCCTTCTGTGGAAAAATGTGTCTTGTAAATCCGTTTTCCACCAACTCTTTGAAGGTGCCTCATATAATCTAGGCTCCGGGAGGTGTGTAATGACTACAGATTGTGAGCTGCAGAGTTCAAagcccccagcagctctgtgggagaaggactgggctttccatGGAAAGCCACAGGTCAAcaacgactcgatggcagtgaatttggtaagTTAGCTAGTTTGTAAGAATAAAACTCAAGTCTACTAAATTTAAAGATTCTGCTCCCTATACATCACACTACTTGCCTACAATTTTCTTTTCCCCTAAACCCTTACCAAACCCACTGACACCATTGTTAATTGTACCGCCTAGTAACTCCACCTgtcaaaatagaactgccccattgggtttccaagcctgaagTTCTTACAGAAACAGGCCGCCacctctttctcatgtggagaagctggtgagtttgGTCTCCTCACCCTCAGTTGGCAGTGAGGCGCCTTAGCCACTGTTACCAGAGCACCTTACAATAGCTCACCTGGGTAATCGGATAAGCTTGCTAGgtgaaaataatttaaatcaaTGTGTCAAATGTTTTTCTACATAATTAACAAGATACTTTGAGACATTTTGCAGTTTTTattcggggggtggggtggaatgtCTTTGAAATCTAGGAGCATTTTTTTTCAAGGGTTCAAGTGGCTACTGTGTTGGACAGCGCAGGTGAAGCATTATCTTTAGGTCCTTTCAGCTGGTGCATTTTGTAACTGTATTCTTAAAGAGCTAAAGTaggaaaagaaatcattttaggtCCTGTATGAGCTTGGTTCTGAATGACTGCACTTGCGGTTGGATCTCATTCACCCTCAACATGTAAATAGACCCTCCATGTCAAGCAGGGGTCCTGGGAAGACAAAAAGCCCAGCAGGCAATAATGACTCTGTGTGATAAATAGAGGGCAGCGCCCAATGGCCCTGGGCAAATACGAGAAGGGGATTCAGCTGGGCTGTTCCACAGTTACACCAGAGGAGCTGGCAAGACCGGCTCCTCAGCTACCTTGTTGGCAGCCTTTTATTTCTAGGCTAGGCTTCAGCATAGAGTTGTT
This window of the Tenrec ecaudatus isolate mTenEca1 chromosome 10, mTenEca1.hap1, whole genome shotgun sequence genome carries:
- the FBXW2 gene encoding F-box/WD repeat-containing protein 2 isoform X2, with the translated sequence MKQLKDHEAFETSSLIGHSARVYALYYKDGLLCTGSDDLSAKLWDVSTGQCVYGIQTHTCAAVKFDEQKLVTGSFDNTVACWEWSSGARTQHFRGHTGAVFSVDYNDELDILVSGSADFTVKVWALSAGTCLNTLTGHTEWVTKVVLQKCKVKSLLHSPGDYILLSADKYEIKIWPIGREINCKCLKTLSVSEDRSICLQPRLHFDGKYIVCCSALGLYQWDFASYDILRVIKTPETANLALLGFGEIFALLFDNHYLYIMDLRTESLISRWPLPEYRKSKRGSSFLAGETSWLHGLDGHNDAGLVFATSMPDHSIHLVLWKEHG